The proteins below are encoded in one region of Arthrobacter sp. CJ23:
- a CDS encoding amidohydrolase codes for MTDKIFTLRNVRPWGAEAADVTISGGVITEVALASGASEPGDLDGGGLLAVPGFINAHAHVDKSWWGKPWVSYTYSDHPTVEGWIANERAQRGNYDIPNVNSATAVLREFLRHGTTATRTHIDVDLGIGLKGLESVQAAVAELDGAIHVETVAFPQDGVLRRPGVMRLLDEAAQAGADSIGGLDPGTIDGDVEGQLDGLFQIAVDRGVGLDLHLHDFGSLGAYEYRQVIRRTIDAGLQGKVNISHGFAMGALQPSVQEEIIEGLAEAGISWTTVAMSGTAPLPWQRMRERGVPLGLGTDGIRDLWSPFGDGDLLRVAFAFARLHGFRHDDKLATAVEHATKHGAPFVGREQHDLVAGARADIVLLDAENVPDVLVRCPQRRLVISGGRVVARDGEVLV; via the coding sequence ATGACTGACAAGATATTCACCCTGAGGAACGTGCGCCCGTGGGGTGCCGAGGCCGCGGACGTCACCATCAGCGGTGGCGTCATCACCGAGGTGGCACTCGCCTCGGGTGCGTCCGAACCCGGTGACCTCGACGGTGGCGGACTCCTGGCCGTTCCCGGGTTCATCAACGCACACGCCCACGTCGACAAGAGCTGGTGGGGCAAGCCGTGGGTGTCGTACACCTATTCCGACCACCCCACCGTCGAGGGCTGGATCGCGAACGAGCGCGCCCAGCGCGGGAATTACGACATCCCGAACGTGAATTCGGCCACCGCGGTGCTCCGCGAGTTCCTCCGCCACGGCACCACCGCGACCCGCACGCACATCGACGTCGACCTCGGCATCGGACTGAAGGGCCTAGAGTCGGTACAGGCCGCCGTCGCCGAGCTCGACGGCGCGATCCACGTCGAGACGGTGGCGTTCCCGCAGGACGGCGTGTTGCGCCGGCCGGGCGTGATGCGGCTGCTCGACGAGGCGGCCCAGGCCGGGGCCGACAGTATCGGCGGGCTCGACCCTGGAACGATCGACGGCGACGTCGAGGGCCAGCTCGACGGGCTGTTCCAGATCGCCGTCGATCGGGGCGTCGGCCTCGATCTGCACCTGCATGACTTCGGCTCGCTCGGCGCCTACGAGTACCGCCAGGTGATCCGCCGCACGATCGACGCCGGCCTGCAGGGCAAGGTGAACATCTCGCACGGCTTCGCCATGGGCGCGCTGCAGCCGAGCGTGCAGGAGGAGATCATCGAGGGCCTCGCCGAGGCGGGCATCTCGTGGACCACCGTCGCGATGAGCGGCACCGCGCCGCTGCCCTGGCAGCGGATGCGGGAGCGCGGCGTTCCGCTGGGCCTCGGCACTGACGGCATTCGCGACCTGTGGTCGCCGTTCGGCGACGGGGACCTGCTGCGCGTGGCGTTCGCCTTCGCGCGCCTGCACGGGTTCCGCCACGACGACAAGCTCGCCACCGCGGTGGAGCATGCGACGAAGCACGGCGCGCCGTTCGTCGGACGGGAGCAGCACGACCTCGTCGCCGGTGCGCGCGCCGACATCGTGCTCCTCGATGCCGAGAACGTGCCGGACGTGCTGGTGCGCTGCCCGCAGCGGCGCCTCGTGATCTCTGGAGGCCGCGTCGTCGCCCGCGACGGCGAAGTGCTGGTCTGA
- a CDS encoding amino acid ABC transporter ATP-binding protein, with the protein MLRIDGVHKWLGHNHVLRGVDIEVRTGEIVCILGPSGSGKSTLLRCINHLDPVDGGVIEVNGERVGYELNSEQLYEQSERRVARARQHIGMVFQHFNLFGHMTALDNVTYGPTRVLGRPRKEAVAKARQLLAKVGLGDKDASYPSQLSGGQQQRVAIARALAMEPRLMMFDEPTSALDPELVGEVLQTMRQVAEEGMTMIVVTHEIGFAREVADRVVFMDQGRVLEDGPAREVLDNPQHERTAAFLRRVH; encoded by the coding sequence ATGCTCCGCATTGACGGCGTACACAAGTGGCTCGGGCACAACCACGTGCTGAGGGGCGTCGACATCGAGGTCCGCACGGGCGAGATCGTCTGCATCCTCGGCCCGTCGGGCTCCGGCAAGAGCACGCTGTTGCGCTGCATCAACCACCTCGACCCCGTCGACGGCGGCGTCATCGAGGTCAACGGCGAGCGGGTCGGGTACGAGCTGAACAGCGAGCAGCTCTACGAACAGAGTGAGCGCCGCGTGGCCAGGGCCCGCCAGCACATCGGCATGGTGTTCCAGCACTTCAACCTGTTCGGTCACATGACGGCCCTCGACAACGTCACCTACGGACCCACCAGGGTCCTGGGCCGCCCGCGCAAGGAGGCCGTCGCGAAGGCGCGGCAACTGCTGGCCAAGGTGGGCCTGGGCGACAAGGATGCCTCGTACCCGAGCCAGCTCTCGGGCGGCCAGCAGCAGCGCGTGGCGATCGCCAGGGCGCTCGCCATGGAGCCGCGACTCATGATGTTCGACGAGCCGACGAGCGCGCTCGACCCCGAGCTGGTGGGCGAGGTTCTGCAGACCATGCGGCAGGTCGCCGAGGAGGGCATGACGATGATCGTCGTCACGCACGAGATCGGCTTCGCCCGCGAGGTCGCTGACCGGGTGGTCTTCATGGACCAGGGCCGTGTGCTCGAGGACGGCCCGGCGCGCGAGGTACTCGACAACCCGCAGCACGAGCGCACGGCGGCCTTCCTCCGCCGCGTGCACTGA
- a CDS encoding amino acid ABC transporter permease codes for MSDITHPPLPAATDPTHYVRRPGDEPPVQEAPIRAKRRPQYGQIVTGFVAIALLVLFIQSQALNPNMEWSVTREYMFNPVVLQGVGVTIQLAIFAMLISIVLAFAIALMIQSNNKVVSVIGRAYVWFFRGVPMLVQVLLWFNLAVLFPVILGQDTNTLISGFTAGLIALSLAESGYMAEIIRGGIISVPTGQTDAGVSIGLTRNQALARIVLPQSIRVIIPPTGNQFIGMLKATSLVSVIGGSDLLTRVQLIYGQNFKILPLLIVGVLWYLILVTIAGTGQHFLERRFNASQPGPRRARKSTGPATSTITTTTTGGAL; via the coding sequence ATGTCCGACATCACCCACCCGCCACTCCCGGCAGCGACCGATCCGACGCACTATGTGCGCAGGCCCGGCGACGAGCCGCCCGTGCAGGAGGCGCCGATCCGTGCGAAGCGGCGCCCCCAATACGGCCAGATCGTCACCGGGTTCGTCGCGATCGCGCTGCTCGTCCTCTTCATCCAGTCCCAGGCCCTGAACCCCAACATGGAGTGGAGCGTCACCAGGGAGTACATGTTCAACCCGGTGGTGCTGCAGGGCGTCGGCGTCACTATCCAGCTGGCGATCTTCGCCATGCTCATCTCGATCGTGCTCGCCTTCGCTATCGCCCTGATGATCCAGAGCAACAACAAGGTCGTGAGCGTCATTGGACGCGCCTACGTCTGGTTCTTCCGCGGCGTCCCGATGCTCGTGCAGGTGCTGCTCTGGTTCAACTTGGCGGTGCTCTTCCCCGTGATCCTCGGGCAGGATACGAACACCCTCATCTCGGGCTTCACTGCAGGCCTCATCGCCCTCTCGCTCGCCGAGTCGGGCTACATGGCCGAGATCATCCGAGGCGGCATCATCTCGGTGCCGACGGGCCAGACCGACGCGGGCGTGAGCATCGGCCTCACCCGCAACCAGGCCCTGGCGCGCATCGTGCTGCCCCAATCGATCCGGGTCATCATCCCGCCGACCGGCAACCAGTTCATCGGCATGTTGAAGGCCACCTCGCTCGTCTCCGTGATCGGCGGCAGCGACCTGCTGACGCGGGTGCAGCTCATCTACGGGCAGAACTTCAAGATCCTGCCCCTGCTCATCGTGGGTGTGCTCTGGTATCTGATACTGGTGACCATCGCCGGCACCGGCCAGCACTTCCTCGAGCGTCGCTTCAACGCCTCGCAGCCCGGCCCGCGCCGGGCGCGCAAGAGCACGGGGCCGGCGACGTCGACCATCACCACGACCACCACCGGAGGTGCGCTGTGA
- a CDS encoding ABC transporter substrate-binding protein — MSFSRTIFARRAAATLAAGGLAMLAFTGCGVSDSSATAAGGSQKAAALDEKAPLFKLLPQKVKDKGVLTVATQPDFEPANFTPAGSTGIQGYNVDLMESMAKQLGIPVKWEKVPFDQILIGMQSGKFDAAIAGMTDRKKRQEQVDFIDYQWAGTVFMVQKGNPKGITSAVDGGCGVKIGDVKGSDAHRLVDMMAAACTAKGKPATELISFPNSSDKNLALTSGRIDAIFWPDMAVSVIQRETGDKLESLPVDFEEKVYLGMTFNKAQTELRDAFLTALKAIHEDGSYDEVLKKWHVEVIDLDTPGINLAKK; from the coding sequence ATGTCGTTCTCCCGCACCATCTTCGCACGCCGCGCTGCGGCCACCCTCGCGGCCGGCGGCCTCGCCATGCTCGCCTTCACCGGCTGCGGCGTCTCCGACTCCTCGGCCACAGCCGCCGGGGGATCGCAGAAGGCTGCCGCCCTCGACGAGAAGGCGCCCCTCTTCAAGCTGCTGCCGCAGAAGGTCAAGGACAAGGGCGTGCTCACCGTCGCCACGCAGCCCGACTTCGAGCCGGCCAACTTCACCCCCGCCGGCTCGACCGGCATCCAAGGCTACAACGTCGACCTCATGGAGTCGATGGCGAAGCAGCTCGGCATCCCGGTCAAGTGGGAGAAGGTGCCCTTCGACCAGATCCTGATCGGCATGCAGAGCGGCAAGTTCGACGCGGCGATCGCCGGCATGACCGACCGCAAGAAGCGGCAGGAGCAGGTCGACTTCATCGACTACCAGTGGGCCGGCACCGTCTTCATGGTGCAGAAGGGCAACCCCAAGGGCATCACGAGCGCCGTCGACGGCGGCTGCGGCGTCAAGATCGGCGATGTGAAGGGCTCCGATGCCCACCGGCTCGTCGACATGATGGCCGCGGCGTGCACCGCCAAGGGAAAGCCCGCCACCGAGCTCATCTCCTTCCCGAACTCGAGCGACAAGAACCTCGCGCTCACCTCGGGCCGCATCGACGCCATCTTCTGGCCCGACATGGCGGTCTCGGTCATCCAGCGCGAAACCGGCGACAAGCTCGAGTCGCTCCCCGTCGACTTCGAGGAGAAGGTCTACCTCGGCATGACCTTCAACAAGGCGCAGACCGAGCTCCGAGACGCCTTCCTCACCGCCCTCAAGGCGATCCACGAGGACGGCAGCTACGACGAGGTTCTGAAGAAGTGGCATGTCGAGGTCATCGACCTCGACACCCCGGGCATCAATCTGGCGAAGAAGTGA
- a CDS encoding amidohydrolase, whose product MRDTLIERVRLAHEAPPVDLLVQDGRIAEIQPTGIIDAAAAVREDGAGALALPGMVDAHCHVDKTLWGRGWVPHSAGPVLEDRIANGERGRAELGLPSRVGVHTLLKQMTATGTTLARTHTDVDPDIGLRGLELVASVAEELADVIDVEQVAFPQGGLLTRPGTAELLESALQQGLVGCLGGIDPAALERDSVRHLDLIFGLAGSYGARLDIHLHERGTLGAHTMELIIERVLRHGLEGRVAISHGVAIVEVDRAQSEWISQGLAEARISLLTATVYNTPVLPIAELRGRGVNIGAGNDGVRDLWGPYGNGDMLDRTFHLAYRNGFRTDEQIAAAFDVAVSGGAIALGREPARIEPGAPADLFLIDAASIGEAVAARPPRRLVLKRGKVVARHGSPVRTS is encoded by the coding sequence ATGCGGGACACGCTTATCGAGCGCGTGCGGCTGGCGCATGAAGCGCCGCCAGTCGACCTGCTCGTCCAGGACGGCCGCATCGCGGAGATCCAGCCGACAGGCATCATCGACGCCGCCGCGGCGGTGCGCGAGGACGGCGCCGGCGCGCTCGCGCTGCCGGGAATGGTCGACGCCCATTGCCACGTCGACAAGACGCTCTGGGGCCGCGGCTGGGTGCCGCATTCCGCGGGGCCCGTGCTCGAGGACCGCATCGCGAACGGCGAGCGGGGCCGCGCGGAGCTCGGCCTGCCGAGCCGAGTCGGCGTGCACACGCTGCTCAAGCAGATGACCGCCACCGGGACGACCCTCGCCCGCACGCACACCGACGTCGATCCAGATATCGGGCTGCGCGGCCTCGAGCTCGTCGCGAGCGTCGCCGAAGAGCTGGCCGATGTGATCGACGTCGAACAGGTCGCCTTCCCGCAGGGCGGGCTGCTGACCCGCCCCGGCACTGCCGAGCTGCTCGAGTCGGCCCTTCAGCAGGGGCTGGTCGGATGCCTCGGCGGCATCGACCCCGCAGCGCTCGAGCGCGACTCGGTGCGTCACCTCGATCTGATCTTCGGGCTTGCCGGGAGCTACGGTGCCCGGCTCGACATCCACCTGCACGAGCGCGGCACCCTCGGTGCGCACACGATGGAGCTCATCATCGAGCGGGTGCTGCGGCACGGGCTCGAGGGCCGGGTCGCAATCTCGCACGGCGTGGCCATCGTCGAGGTCGACCGCGCCCAGTCCGAGTGGATCTCGCAGGGCCTCGCCGAAGCGCGGATCTCCCTGCTGACGGCGACGGTCTACAACACCCCGGTGCTGCCGATCGCCGAGCTGCGAGGGCGCGGTGTCAACATCGGCGCGGGCAACGACGGCGTGCGGGACCTCTGGGGCCCGTATGGAAACGGCGACATGCTTGACCGCACCTTCCACCTCGCATACCGCAACGGCTTCCGCACCGACGAGCAGATAGCCGCGGCATTCGACGTGGCGGTCAGCGGCGGGGCGATCGCCCTCGGGCGCGAACCCGCCCGGATCGAACCCGGCGCACCCGCCGATCTCTTCCTCATCGATGCCGCGAGCATCGGCGAGGCGGTCGCAGCCCGGCCGCCGCGGCGGCTCGTGCTGAAACGCGGCAAGGTCGTCGCGCGCCACGGGAGCCCCGTGCGCACGAGTTGA
- a CDS encoding PaaX family transcriptional regulator C-terminal domain-containing protein → MLAVPAPPVRHQQLIVTIYGLYGRSSGDALPVSVLISMLGDLGYDAPGVRSSVSRLKAKGVLKSIRRDGVAKYELSETVLDVFREGDQRIFAPERATPLDAWVLAVFSVPESMRNRRHQLRSELSGLGFGSVASGVWIAPARILEQVRERLTSRGLIQFVDFFQGDYLFDGPMGPKVAAWWDLKAIDEQFAEFLDLYEGAGEFWAGLVGDDPEAALAESTAELRRDAFRYYIPMLTAWRRFPYRDPNLPLEYLPEDWKGPAVRKTFQAVHRLAAPLAAAHAQELIHGSVVPVAP, encoded by the coding sequence ATGTTGGCCGTCCCCGCACCACCGGTGCGCCACCAGCAGCTCATTGTCACGATCTACGGGCTCTATGGCCGCAGCTCGGGCGATGCCCTTCCGGTGTCCGTGCTGATCTCCATGCTGGGCGACCTGGGCTACGACGCCCCGGGAGTCAGATCCTCCGTCTCCCGACTGAAGGCCAAGGGCGTCCTCAAGAGCATCCGCCGGGACGGGGTCGCCAAGTACGAACTCTCCGAGACGGTCCTCGACGTCTTCCGGGAAGGCGACCAGAGAATCTTCGCACCGGAGCGGGCCACCCCACTGGACGCCTGGGTGCTTGCCGTCTTCTCGGTCCCGGAATCCATGCGGAACCGGCGGCACCAGCTGCGCTCCGAACTGTCCGGCCTTGGTTTCGGGTCCGTGGCCTCGGGCGTGTGGATAGCCCCCGCCCGGATCCTGGAGCAGGTCCGTGAGCGGCTCACCTCACGAGGGCTCATCCAGTTTGTGGACTTCTTCCAGGGCGACTACCTGTTTGACGGACCCATGGGGCCAAAGGTCGCCGCGTGGTGGGACCTGAAAGCCATCGATGAACAGTTCGCCGAGTTCCTGGACCTCTACGAGGGCGCCGGGGAGTTCTGGGCCGGGCTCGTGGGCGACGATCCAGAGGCCGCCCTCGCCGAATCGACAGCCGAGCTGCGCCGCGACGCGTTCCGCTACTACATCCCGATGCTGACAGCGTGGCGCCGCTTCCCCTACCGGGACCCGAACCTCCCGCTGGAATACCTGCCGGAAGACTGGAAAGGACCCGCGGTCCGGAAGACGTTCCAGGCCGTGCACCGGCTGGCCGCGCCGCTCGCCGCCGCCCACGCCCAGGAGCTGATCCACGGCAGTGTTGTCCCTGTGGCGCCGTAA
- a CDS encoding RidA family protein yields MSHKTINPGSLPKPSGFAHGMLAGNTVFLGGQTALDKDMNIVPGGIVEQFTQAFSNVLTTLREAGGQPEDLVNVTIYLTDVDDYMANGREIGRIWREMAGSEYPAMAGIGVTRLWQKEALIEIQGIAVIQER; encoded by the coding sequence ATGAGTCACAAGACGATCAACCCCGGATCACTCCCCAAGCCGTCCGGCTTCGCGCACGGCATGCTTGCCGGAAACACTGTGTTCCTGGGCGGGCAGACGGCCCTGGACAAGGACATGAACATCGTTCCCGGCGGCATTGTGGAACAGTTCACGCAGGCGTTCTCCAACGTCCTCACAACGCTGCGCGAGGCGGGCGGCCAGCCCGAGGACCTCGTCAACGTGACCATCTACCTCACGGATGTGGACGACTACATGGCGAACGGGCGCGAGATCGGCCGGATCTGGCGTGAGATGGCCGGTTCGGAGTACCCGGCAATGGCGGGCATCGGCGTCACCCGGCTATGGCAGAAAGAGGCCCTGATCGAAATCCAGGGCATCGCGGTGATTCAGGAGCGCTAA
- a CDS encoding fumarylacetoacetate hydrolase family protein codes for MKLATLRTSNNGTTAALAVGEDTYLPLPARDVGALLADPAWRTVVSEAAAAAAHADTVSVPASGLAPLLPRAGKVICCGLNYGDHIQEMGRELPEYPTLFAKYADTLVGASDAVEVHGSGRVDWEAELAVVVGAELFRAAEDRAREAIAGYTVANDVSMRDWQNRTLQWFQGKAFDGTTPVGPVMLTADEVDGDFEVRGYVNGELVQHGNTGTLVFGPAKLLSYISQFTTLRPGDLVLTGTPGGVGMGMTPPRFLNDGDVLTTEIDGIGRLENVFRIHAPVTANA; via the coding sequence ATGAAACTGGCCACCTTGAGGACCAGCAACAACGGCACGACGGCGGCGCTCGCCGTGGGTGAGGACACGTACCTGCCGCTCCCGGCCCGCGACGTCGGGGCGCTGCTCGCTGATCCGGCCTGGCGCACCGTCGTGTCCGAGGCCGCCGCTGCGGCCGCGCACGCGGATACCGTTTCCGTACCGGCTTCCGGGCTGGCACCCCTGCTGCCCCGCGCCGGAAAGGTCATCTGCTGCGGCCTGAACTACGGCGACCACATCCAGGAGATGGGCCGCGAACTTCCTGAATACCCCACGCTCTTCGCCAAGTACGCGGACACCCTGGTCGGCGCTTCGGACGCTGTGGAAGTCCACGGCAGCGGCCGCGTCGACTGGGAAGCCGAGCTCGCCGTCGTCGTTGGCGCTGAACTGTTCCGTGCGGCCGAGGACCGGGCACGCGAGGCCATCGCCGGGTACACGGTCGCCAACGACGTTTCCATGCGCGACTGGCAAAACCGGACGCTGCAGTGGTTCCAGGGCAAGGCCTTTGACGGAACCACGCCGGTGGGCCCGGTCATGCTGACCGCTGACGAAGTGGACGGCGACTTTGAGGTCCGCGGCTACGTCAACGGTGAGCTCGTTCAGCACGGCAACACCGGCACCTTGGTGTTTGGCCCGGCAAAGCTCCTGTCCTACATTTCCCAGTTCACTACTCTGCGCCCCGGCGACCTCGTCCTCACGGGAACGCCGGGAGGAGTCGGGATGGGCATGACCCCGCCCCGCTTCCTGAACGACGGGGACGTCCTCACCACTGAAATCGACGGGATCGGCCGGCTGGAGAACGTCTTCCGGATCCACGCCCCAGTCACCGCCAACGCCTAG
- a CDS encoding cupin domain-containing protein: protein MSQTTTEYRLEGDNSIYAQADGKVVPVVTRAGAEDTNTAQSGDCIRVSGVSIQHTPATKIWFGQVSNTPGYRSLPHHHGEAETGGYVLRGHGRIYFGENYSEFIDMKAGDWVFVPPFMPHVEANMSVTEELVWLTARTPENLVVNLEDVADETLADYRRA, encoded by the coding sequence ATGAGCCAGACCACCACCGAATACCGCCTCGAAGGCGACAACTCCATCTACGCCCAGGCCGACGGCAAGGTAGTGCCGGTCGTAACCCGGGCTGGCGCCGAAGACACCAACACCGCCCAGTCCGGCGACTGCATCCGCGTCTCCGGCGTGAGCATCCAGCACACCCCGGCCACCAAGATCTGGTTCGGCCAGGTCTCCAACACCCCCGGGTACCGTTCCCTGCCGCACCACCACGGCGAGGCGGAAACCGGCGGCTACGTGCTCCGCGGCCACGGCCGCATCTACTTCGGCGAGAACTACTCCGAATTCATCGACATGAAGGCCGGCGACTGGGTCTTCGTCCCGCCGTTCATGCCGCACGTTGAAGCCAACATGTCCGTCACAGAGGAACTCGTCTGGCTTACGGCCCGCACGCCCGAGAACCTCGTGGTCAACCTTGAAGACGTGGCCGACGAAACCCTCGCCGACTACCGCAGGGCCTAG
- a CDS encoding acyl-CoA thioesterase II, translating to MVTGTLTSETFLRAVDLTPVPAQVHDDAYEATTQYVPWPKAYGGDMVAQAAAAMMRSVDKDRSLHSMHSYFMRPVDVGSSVRYEVERLRDGRGYSTRTVRGFQNGKAVYAAMGSFQVPEDGPDFQPQAPAAVEPDSLRSAAEVLDGTAGPAADYWSTGRSFDMRHIPGPVYVELEGGSVPQQAIWVKAFDSLPDDADLHRTALAYVCDYTILEPLLRVNGLNWSSPGLATASLDHSMWFHRDGRADDWVLYAQEAVSGQSNRGLAMGRFFDRQGRLLATVAQEGMIRAGA from the coding sequence ATGGTCACTGGAACTTTGACGTCAGAGACCTTCCTCAGGGCGGTGGACCTCACTCCGGTCCCGGCGCAGGTCCACGATGATGCCTATGAAGCAACCACCCAGTACGTGCCGTGGCCCAAGGCCTACGGCGGAGACATGGTGGCGCAGGCGGCCGCGGCCATGATGCGCTCGGTGGACAAGGACCGTTCGCTGCACTCCATGCACAGCTACTTCATGCGGCCCGTCGACGTCGGTTCCAGCGTTCGCTACGAAGTGGAGCGTTTGCGGGACGGCCGGGGGTACTCCACCCGCACGGTCCGCGGCTTCCAGAACGGCAAGGCCGTCTATGCCGCGATGGGTTCCTTCCAGGTTCCCGAAGACGGCCCGGACTTCCAGCCCCAGGCTCCTGCCGCCGTCGAGCCCGATTCGCTGCGCAGTGCCGCCGAAGTGCTGGACGGAACCGCCGGACCGGCCGCAGACTATTGGTCCACGGGCCGTAGTTTCGACATGCGGCATATTCCCGGACCGGTATACGTCGAGTTGGAGGGCGGTTCTGTGCCGCAGCAGGCCATTTGGGTCAAGGCCTTCGACAGCCTGCCCGACGACGCCGACCTCCACCGCACCGCCCTGGCCTACGTCTGCGACTACACCATTCTTGAACCGCTCCTGAGGGTGAACGGCCTGAACTGGTCCAGCCCCGGACTCGCCACTGCCAGCCTCGACCACTCGATGTGGTTCCACCGCGACGGCCGCGCCGACGACTGGGTTCTCTACGCCCAGGAGGCCGTGTCCGGTCAGAGCAACCGGGGACTGGCCATGGGCCGCTTCTTCGATCGGCAAGGAAGGCTCCTTGCAACCGTCGCCCAAGAGGGCATGATCCGCGCCGGCGCCTAA
- a CDS encoding AMP-binding protein yields MSMTSSAHVDTFTRDHLPPANTWPALEFTLPELQYPERLNAASVLIDNAVAEHGTDRPALRTPDGTVWTYGELQQRANQVAQVLTEDLGVVPGNRVMLRGPNNPWIVAAWLGVLKAGAVVVTTMPMLRSAEVATLIQLTKPVVAISDHRFLDELAVAAGDDVAVLSYGADDDGDLTARCAAKSGEFTAVDTSADDVALLGPTSGTTGVPKVTMHFHRDILANADTFARYILQPTADDVFAGSPPLAFTFGLGGLVIFPLRFGASSLLTERAAPVELAEYAAAAGATILFTAPTAYRAILKENRGDLLRGLRVAVSAGEHLPKETWQAVQDATGLRLVNGIGATEMLHVFISASGDDIRPGTTGRAVPGYRATILDDDGNELGPGQTGRLAVIGPTGCRYLDDARQANYVVNGWNVTGDTFTQDEDGYFTYQARSDNMIVSSGYNIGAPEVESAIDQHPDVVENAVIGCPDPERGSIVCAFIVLREGVDGDAAKRKEIQDFVKKTIAPYKYPRDIRFVTELPRNPSGKLQHFKLRDGLVKDGPASETQELTPAGQCQA; encoded by the coding sequence ATGAGCATGACGTCATCGGCCCACGTGGACACGTTCACCCGAGACCACCTGCCGCCCGCCAACACCTGGCCGGCGCTCGAATTCACCCTGCCCGAACTCCAGTACCCGGAGCGGCTCAATGCCGCGTCAGTGCTCATCGACAACGCGGTCGCCGAGCATGGCACGGACCGCCCCGCCCTTCGGACACCTGACGGCACGGTCTGGACGTACGGAGAGCTCCAGCAGCGCGCCAACCAAGTAGCCCAGGTCCTCACCGAAGACCTCGGAGTGGTGCCCGGCAACCGCGTGATGCTGCGCGGTCCCAACAACCCGTGGATTGTGGCCGCCTGGCTGGGCGTGCTGAAGGCCGGAGCCGTGGTGGTCACCACCATGCCCATGCTGCGGTCCGCTGAGGTCGCCACGCTGATCCAGCTCACCAAGCCGGTCGTCGCGATCTCCGATCACCGCTTCCTGGACGAGCTTGCCGTGGCGGCCGGCGACGACGTCGCGGTCCTTTCCTACGGAGCGGACGACGACGGCGACCTCACCGCCCGCTGCGCCGCCAAAAGCGGCGAGTTCACTGCGGTGGACACCTCGGCGGACGACGTCGCACTGTTGGGTCCGACGTCGGGCACCACCGGTGTGCCGAAGGTGACCATGCACTTCCACCGGGACATCCTGGCCAACGCCGACACCTTCGCCCGCTACATCCTGCAGCCCACTGCGGATGACGTGTTCGCTGGGTCCCCGCCACTCGCGTTCACCTTTGGGCTCGGCGGCCTGGTGATCTTCCCACTGCGGTTCGGCGCGTCCTCGCTGCTGACCGAGCGTGCCGCCCCCGTTGAGCTGGCCGAATATGCGGCTGCGGCCGGGGCAACGATCCTTTTCACGGCACCCACCGCCTACCGGGCAATCCTGAAGGAGAACCGCGGCGATTTGCTCCGTGGACTGCGCGTGGCGGTTTCTGCCGGCGAGCACCTGCCCAAGGAGACCTGGCAGGCCGTCCAGGACGCCACGGGCCTGCGACTGGTCAACGGCATCGGCGCCACGGAAATGCTGCACGTCTTCATCTCCGCATCGGGTGACGACATCCGGCCCGGCACCACGGGCCGCGCCGTGCCGGGGTACCGGGCCACCATCCTCGACGACGACGGCAACGAGCTTGGTCCGGGACAGACTGGCCGCTTGGCCGTCATCGGTCCGACCGGGTGCCGGTACCTCGACGATGCCCGCCAGGCGAACTACGTGGTCAACGGCTGGAACGTCACCGGAGACACGTTCACCCAGGACGAGGACGGGTACTTCACCTACCAGGCCCGCTCGGACAACATGATCGTCTCCTCCGGCTACAACATCGGCGCACCAGAGGTGGAGTCGGCCATCGACCAGCACCCGGACGTGGTGGAGAACGCCGTCATCGGCTGTCCGGACCCGGAGCGGGGCAGCATCGTCTGCGCTTTCATCGTCCTGCGGGAGGGCGTCGACGGCGACGCCGCCAAGCGCAAGGAAATCCAGGACTTCGTCAAGAAGACCATCGCCCCGTACAAGTACCCGCGGGACATCCGGTTCGTCACTGAATTGCCCCGCAATCCCAGCGGCAAACTGCAGCACTTCAAGCTCCGCGACGGCCTCGTCAAAGACGGACCCGCGAGCGAAACCCAAGAACTTACCCCTGCCGGCCAGTGCCAGGCTTGA